Proteins encoded within one genomic window of Lynx canadensis isolate LIC74 chromosome B4, mLynCan4.pri.v2, whole genome shotgun sequence:
- the LOC115518228 gene encoding olfactory receptor 6C2-like, translating to MRNCTAVTTFILLGLTDDPKIQVLLFVFLFLTYMLSVAGNLIIITLTLLDSHLKTPMYLFLRNFSFLEVSFTTVCIPRFLYMMPTGDNTVTYNACATQLFFVVLFGATEFFLLAAMSYDRYVAICKPLHYTTIMNNRVCTTLILCCWFAGLLIILPPLGMGLQLEFCDSNVIDHFGCDASPILQITCSDTVLIERIVLSFAVLTLIITLVCVVLSYTYIIKTILQFPSAQQRKKAFSTCSSHMIVVSITYGSCIFIYIKPSAKEGVATNKVVSVLTTSVAPLLNPFIYTLRNKQVKDAFKDTVKRIVFLTKK from the coding sequence ATGAGAAATTGCACAGCAGTAACAACATTCATCCTTCTGGGATTAACAGATGACCCCAAAATACAAGttctgctttttgtatttttgtttctcaCCTACATGTTGAGTGTGGCTGGAAACCTCATCATTATCACCCTCACACTTTTGGATTCCCATCTTAAAACTCCTATGTATCTTTTCCTCCGGAATTTCTCTTTCTTAGAAGTCTCATTCACCACTGTCTGTATTCCCAGATTCCTGTATATGATGCCAACTGGAGACAATACTGTTACCTACAATGCTTGCGCCACccaattattttttgttgtccTCTTTGGAGCAACAGAATTTTTTCTCCTTGCTGCCATGTCgtatgaccgctatgtggccatttGTAAGCCCCTGCACTACACAACCATCATGAACAACAGAGTCTGTACTACCCTCATTCTCTGCTGTTGGTTCGCTGGCCTGTTAATCATCCTCCCACCTCTTGGCATGGGCCTCCAGCTGGAATTCTGTGACTCAAATGTGATTGATCATTTTGGCTGTGATGCATCTCCTATTTTGCAGATAACCTGCTCAGACACAGTGTTAATAGAGAGAATTGTTTTGAGTTTTGCTGTGCTGACACTCATTATTACTTTAGTGTGTGTAGTCCTCTCCTACACATACATCATTAAGACCATTCTACAATTCCCTTCTGCCCAACAAAGGAAAAAGGCCTTTTCCACCTGCTCTTCCCATATGATTGTGGTTTCCATCACTTATGGCAGCTGTATCTTCATCTACATCAAACCTTCAGCAAAGGAAGGGGTAGCTACTAATAAAGTAGTGTCTGTACTCACTACTTCAGTTGCCCCTTTGCTTAACCCATTCATTTATACACTTCGAAACAAACAAGTGAAAGATGCCTTCAAAGACACAGTAAAACGGATTGTATTTCTCACCAAGAAGTAA